One window of the Bradyrhizobium sp. NP1 genome contains the following:
- a CDS encoding diguanylate cyclase, producing the protein MASISFNRKRTKLKQLLGIRARLALLALILVAPLMLERARSLEDARSREIAAASAEFFNLANRAADAQREIISSVETVLKSTAYIRASAGGMTRSCDILRASLPLTLPWIGNVLIVGHDGLVQCSARNTSVGLDLSDRAYFKEAQSARDFVFSDFVVAKSIGKPAIIAAYPVASINDQIDSIIVATIDLAWMSKMMSKLGGRPGITAVLVDNKGTVLATPADEASLVGRPLESMPQMSSIADMAFKSGQDEGSLSFIGPDGAKRDVSFAHIAGTGSRLIVSIDESKVTAAINRDIRTAYAQLGFVCLFVLLGALIAAEKLIIQPIGIMTSTALRFGQGDWSARAARSRLPAEFVPLARAFNAMASQLMQRERELVETNDRLTVMASIDMVSGLANRRGFQNRLDFEWMKAQQYDSALSLLMIDVDHFKLYNDTYGHPEGDACLSRLGETLSSLAAETMGFAGRYGGEEFCLLLPNTAAARAVEIGETLRQAVHGLAMPHRTSSHQHVTVSIGVACLTPNTALRPGDLIEAADAALYAAKHCGRNAVVEHGFLRITDSPGGVAMAS; encoded by the coding sequence CTCGGAATCCGTGCGCGGCTGGCGCTGCTCGCCCTGATCCTGGTGGCGCCGCTGATGCTCGAGCGCGCCCGTTCGCTGGAAGACGCGAGATCCAGGGAGATCGCGGCCGCATCGGCGGAATTCTTCAACCTCGCCAACCGCGCCGCCGACGCCCAGCGCGAGATCATCTCCTCGGTCGAAACCGTGCTGAAATCGACCGCCTATATCCGCGCCTCCGCCGGCGGCATGACCCGAAGCTGCGACATCCTGCGCGCCAGCCTGCCGCTGACGCTGCCGTGGATCGGCAACGTGCTGATCGTCGGGCACGACGGGCTGGTGCAATGCTCGGCGCGCAACACGTCGGTCGGCCTCGATCTTTCCGACCGCGCCTATTTCAAGGAGGCGCAGTCGGCGCGCGATTTCGTCTTCAGCGATTTCGTGGTCGCCAAATCGATCGGCAAGCCGGCGATCATCGCCGCCTATCCGGTCGCCTCGATCAACGACCAGATCGATTCCATCATCGTCGCCACCATCGATCTTGCCTGGATGTCGAAGATGATGAGCAAGCTGGGCGGCCGCCCCGGCATCACGGCGGTGCTGGTCGACAACAAGGGAACGGTGCTCGCAACGCCCGCGGACGAGGCGAGCCTGGTCGGCCGTCCGCTCGAGAGCATGCCGCAGATGTCGTCGATCGCCGACATGGCCTTCAAGTCGGGGCAGGATGAAGGCTCGCTGTCCTTCATCGGACCCGACGGCGCCAAACGCGACGTGAGCTTTGCGCACATCGCCGGCACGGGATCGCGGCTGATCGTCAGCATCGACGAGAGCAAGGTGACGGCGGCGATCAACCGCGACATCCGCACCGCCTATGCCCAGCTCGGCTTCGTCTGCCTGTTCGTGCTGCTCGGCGCGCTGATCGCGGCGGAGAAGCTGATCATCCAGCCGATCGGGATCATGACGTCGACCGCCCTGCGCTTCGGCCAGGGCGACTGGTCGGCGCGCGCCGCGCGCAGCCGCCTGCCGGCCGAGTTCGTGCCGCTGGCGCGCGCGTTCAACGCCATGGCCTCGCAACTCATGCAGCGCGAGCGCGAGCTGGTCGAGACCAACGACCGCCTCACCGTGATGGCCTCGATCGACATGGTGTCGGGGCTCGCCAACCGGCGCGGCTTCCAGAACCGGCTCGATTTCGAATGGATGAAGGCGCAGCAATATGACAGCGCGCTGTCGCTCCTGATGATCGATGTCGATCATTTCAAGCTCTACAACGACACCTACGGCCATCCCGAGGGCGACGCCTGCCTCTCGCGGCTTGGCGAAACCCTGTCCAGCCTCGCCGCGGAAACCATGGGCTTCGCCGGCCGCTACGGCGGCGAGGAATTCTGCCTGCTGCTGCCGAACACGGCGGCGGCGCGCGCGGTCGAGATCGGTGAAACGCTGCGCCAGGCGGTGCATGGACTTGCAATGCCCCATCGCACCTCCAGCCACCAGCACGTCACGGTCAGCATCGGCGTTGCCTGCCTCACGCCGAACACTGCGCTTCGGCCCGGCGACCTCATCGAGGCCGCCGATGCCGCGCTCTATGCGGCCAAGCATTGCGGCCGCAACGCCGTCGTCGAGCATGGCTTCCTGCGCATCACCGATTCCCCCGGCGGCGTCGCGATGGCGAGCTAG